Below is a window of Flavobacteriales bacterium DNA.
ATCTTGGATACGGGCCTGTGCCTCTTGGCTATCCTCATCCTGGGGGTAATCCTCTACCACCTGTTTGAAGGAGGCGATCGCATCTTCATAGGCTCCTCTGCGGAAATGGATAAGCCCCATGGTAAGAAGGGATTTCTTGACATAGGGAGACCCCGAGTGGTTGTCGATGATATCCTCGAACATGACGAATGCCTGATCATTCTTGTCCATCTTGAAGAAGGTCTCGGCAAGCTGATACTTGGCCGGCACGAGATAGGAGGATTTGGTATACCTGCGGATGATCTCTTCCAGGGTATTGGTCTTGCTCACATCATCCCCTTTGAAGCCTTGACTGCGCGCTTTTTGGAAAAGGGCATAATCCGTGTCGAACTTATCCAGGGCGATGGCCTGATCGTAATATGATATGGCCGTGTTATACTCCTTGGCCACAAAGGCACAATCTCCTAGACGCAGATAGGTATCGTTCATCTTCTTATCATCTGCACCGGGTTTGGAGTTGAGGTATAGATTGAAGGCGGTCTGTGCGTTCCGGTACTCCTTCTGCATGAAATAGGCATAGGCCGTTGAGTAATAGGCCTCTTTGAAATACTCCGTATCGAAACTCCCTGGATCGTTCTGGAATTCCCGGTAGGCGAGAATAGCCTGATCGTACTGTTTCTCACGATAGAGGATCTCAGCCATCCAGTACTCGGCCAGTGCAGTAAGGGTGGGGTCGATGTTGTAGGTATCGACCTTCATGAAATAGCTACGTGCTTCGATGAATTTCCGATTGAGGAAGAGCTCCACACCCCGGTTGTAGGCACTCAGCTGATAGGCCGTTTTGGCTTTGATGTCCTTCTCCTCGATCTTGTCCAGCGCATCCAGTGCGGCTTGATAGTCGCGTGTGGTCAGGTAGACTTCGAGTAAGAATGCATAGGCATCGTCCCTTCGTTCTGATGTAGGATAGTCCTCAAGATATTGCTCGAAGGCGCGTATGGCCTCATGGAATGGATTGACTGAGAGTTCATAGGCCAGTTTGGCGTAGTTGAAAAGGGCATCCTCTTGGAGTGGACGGTCATAATCGTACTTGCTCGATTCTTTGAAGGCATTGCGCGCGTACTTCTTGTTATCCAGCTTAAGGTAGGATTCACCCATGTGGTAGGTAGCCACCTGACTGAGTTCATCATCGGCATTGGTCACCAGATTGAATGCATCCAGTGCCTCTTCATAAGCCCCGGTCTTGTACAGTGCGAAGCCCAATTGGTAATGATCCTGGCGCTGCTTGGGCGCTTGGCTATCTCGGAATTGCTGGAGATAGGGAACGGCCTCTTCATACTGCTGCAGGTTGTAGAAAGACTCCCCGATGATACGTGCTACCTCATGTTCCTTCTTTACACGGGCCGAGTCGATGCGTGATGGACCGTAGCTCACCACCTCGTCATATTTCTCTTGGAGGAAGAGGATCTGCGTGATATAATAAGGCGCTACTGTTGCGAAGTTCTCATCGCTTTCCAAGAGCCTGAACCCTTTGAGAGCAGCCTCATAATTCCCATCCATATAGGCCAGATGAGCGTAATAGTAATTGGCAGGTGCATAATAGCGATTAGGCTCATCGATGAGATGGGAGAAGGACTGTTTGGCGGCCGAATACTCCTTGCGCTTGAACTGGGAATAGCCTCGTTTGAAATGATAATCATTGGTCTCCTCCACAGTCAGTTTAGCCGCCTCTACCTTGTCATACCATTCCAGCGCATTTCTGTATTGCTTACGGGAGTAATAGTAATTGGCCAGCTCGAAATAGGCCGTGCGGATGTGCATGGACTCGGGA
It encodes the following:
- a CDS encoding tetratricopeptide repeat protein, with amino-acid sequence MKHHLAIITVILLAPLLASAQQPATLHHPEALYAHAMELYDKEKFTAAQREFEEVQAHVDDPYREIAVNAEYYAARCAMHLFHKDTRERLVQFVHDHPESMHIRTAYFELANYYYSRKQYRNALEWYDKVEAAKLTVEETNDYHFKRGYSQFKRKEYSAAKQSFSHLIDEPNRYYAPANYYYAHLAYMDGNYEAALKGFRLLESDENFATVAPYYITQILFLQEKYDEVVSYGPSRIDSARVKKEHEVARIIGESFYNLQQYEEAVPYLQQFRDSQAPKQRQDHYQLGFALYKTGAYEEALDAFNLVTNADDELSQVATYHMGESYLKLDNKKYARNAFKESSKYDYDRPLQEDALFNYAKLAYELSVNPFHEAIRAFEQYLEDYPTSERRDDAYAFLLEVYLTTRDYQAALDALDKIEEKDIKAKTAYQLSAYNRGVELFLNRKFIEARSYFMKVDTYNIDPTLTALAEYWMAEILYREKQYDQAILAYREFQNDPGSFDTEYFKEAYYSTAYAYFMQKEYRNAQTAFNLYLNSKPGADDKKMNDTYLRLGDCAFVAKEYNTAISYYDQAIALDKFDTDYALFQKARSQGFKGDDVSKTNTLEEIIRRYTKSSYLVPAKYQLAETFFKMDKNDQAFVMFEDIIDNHSGSPYVKKSLLTMGLIHFRRGAYEDAIASFKQVVEDYPQDEDSQEAQARIQDVYVELGRMDEFNEWYEQHVPTGSVAAQDSVNYRAAENKYSAGDCEGAITAFTSYIQKFQPGIFGINASYYLGECLFQRGDTEIALNNYLYVIGQPTNQFSEPALFSAATITYEAGRYDEALEHYQALERVATFDNNILEARIGQMRCHFQLGQYDQALTYCDAVLADDNSPEYILKEAHFIKAKVLLSQNDVPGALLAFRKVDQMSTGKMGAESKFNIARIIYNRQEYTESEEEIFELIQQYPSQEFWKIKAFLLLADVYTGMEDYFQAKATLQSIIDNVQDEGIRAEAIAKYEAIVAIEQGASEGVEEDMEIEVGGEGGETPGQSEQDLFDGEE